Part of the Streptomyces sp. NBC_00457 genome, TGCACCCAGTCCACGGTGACCCAGCACGTGAAGCGGTTGGAGCGGCAGCCTCGGGGTGTCGTACCGACACATGCCGGCCGCGTTCTGGAGGCGGCCGCGTCCGAAGGGCTCGTCGGGCTGGAGCTGGCGCTGCGGCGGCTGCGGGATCTGGCCGACGGGGAGAGCGGCACGGTACAGGTGGCGACCGGCGCGACGACCGTACGGCACTTCATGTCGGACGCGGTGGTGACGTTCCGGCAGCGGCATCCCAAGGTCAACCTGGAGTTCCGTACGGAGAGTTCGAGCCGGGCGTGTTTCGACGCGCTGGCCGACAGCGACCTGGACCTGGCGTGGATCACGCTGGGCCGACCGGTGCGGGGCATCGAGCAGCGGCCGGTGGTGGAGCTGCCGTGGGTACTGGCGGTGCGGGCCGGCGATCCGCTGGCCGACCGCGCGTCCCTGGACGCCGCCGCGCTGGAGGACGTACGCCTCATACGGCTGCCCCCGACCTCCACCTCGGCCGCCCATCTCGACGCCGCCTGCGCCGACTTGGGCGTCCGTTTCAGCTTCGACACCAGCGTGGCCGACTGGGACACCGCGCTGCTCCTGGCCGAGCTGGGGGTCGGGCGGGCGGTCGTGCCCGCGTTGCCGGGGCTGCCCGTCCCCGGCGACGGAGCCCTCCGCCTGATCCCGCTCCCCGGCCTCCGCCCGCTGCCCGTCGGCTGGGCCGTGCGCCGCTGGGATGCGCTCAGCCCGCCGACCAGGGCGTTCGCGCACTTGGTCGAGAGCTACCGGAGGGACGGCGCGCAGGCCTGACCGCTCCGCGCCACTCCACTCCGGGCTTACTTCAGGCCGATCGCCGCGCAGTCCGCCCCGTACTCCGCGGTGCAGATCTCCTTGACGGTGTAGACGTCGTCCTGGATCAGCGTCTCCTCGATGTTGTCCTGGGTGACCGCGATCACCGGTACCAGCTGTGCGGGAATGTCGTCCTGCGTCGGGCTGTCGACCTTGTCCTGAGTCAGTGCGTCGAACTCGATCGAGCGCCCCTGGACCTTGAACACGGCCATCC contains:
- a CDS encoding LysR family transcriptional regulator, whose protein sequence is MTPDDLRVFMAVCRAGSLSAVARDLSCTQSTVTQHVKRLERQPRGVVPTHAGRVLEAAASEGLVGLELALRRLRDLADGESGTVQVATGATTVRHFMSDAVVTFRQRHPKVNLEFRTESSSRACFDALADSDLDLAWITLGRPVRGIEQRPVVELPWVLAVRAGDPLADRASLDAAALEDVRLIRLPPTSTSAAHLDAACADLGVRFSFDTSVADWDTALLLAELGVGRAVVPALPGLPVPGDGALRLIPLPGLRPLPVGWAVRRWDALSPPTRAFAHLVESYRRDGAQA